The following nucleotide sequence is from Pseudobutyrivibrio ruminis HUN009.
AAAACATCAGGTTGGGCATCATGCTCTGCGTAGTAAATACCAATTGAGCTTGCAAGCATAAGAATCAGCACTATCATAACAGAGGACATAATCTGATTCTTTTTTTCTTGTAATACTGAAATGATTACGGCAAACGAATCATACTGTCCGTTAATACGAAACAGGTGAAAGATTCGAACAATACGAAGAATTCTAAAAGCAACAAAACCGGATAAATAGAAAAATGGTAGTATTGTAAATAAATCCACAATGCCATCAAAGGATAGTAAAAACTTCAATACAGCTTTGTATTTAGGAAGTTTTGGGTAAAGTAAATCTGCGGTCCAAATCCTAAGGGCATATTCTATGCAGAAAATAATAATTGTGATGTAGGCGACTTTGTCTAAAAAAGAAAAATAAGGAGACAATTCGCTGTAGGTTTCCAAAATCATCACCAGTATGTTGATACTGATGATGATAGTGATAAAGATATCAAAAAGCCTACTTGGAATATCATCCTTATTTCCAATTTGAATAATATTAAATATTCTTTGTTTGCTCAAAACAAAAATTCTCCCCAGTACATATAAATTACTTTAATGTAAGTCCGTAGTAGTTTGCGATGCCAGTAGCATCTGCGATACCAAGCTGTTGATACTGCTCAGGTGTTGAAAGATGATTAACTCTATCAGAGTAGTTTGTGCAGAAAGCATGCTCAACGATGACGCATGGGAAACCTGCTGTTTTAGACTGATTAATAAGAGCGTAAAAATCTTTTGCTGAACCGTCAGGATATTTGCTTGATTCAGAATCTCTTGTAACGATTCCGGTTCCATTTGGACAAAGCTTCCAGTTGTTTACATTAAGGCCTGTGGCTGTAAGCTGAGTCAGAATTGATTGACCAAGTGTGGTACCAGCAACACATATGTTAGGCTTATAGTTTGCATTTGGAACAATAACCTTTGAACCATTCTGAGATGCATCTAAATCTGGATCATAGTCGTTGTGCAAGCTAACGATTACATCAGCTTTAACTGACTTTGCATAGTTGACACGAGCTGATAAGCAAGATGACTTGGAAGCAGGGTCTGCTCCGTATGGACATTCGAAACCATAACGAGTCATATATACTGTGACGCCAGAATATTTCTCTAATTCTGCTTTGCAATAATATGCAATGTAGAGATTGGCGATACCCTCTTCGAAGTTTTCATAATGACATCCTGTATGAGTAGTGTCATGTCCTGGATCAAGGACTACAACAATATTTTTTTTAGCTGAAGATTTTGATTTTGCTTCAGAATAGAATGAGTTGCTTGTGAAAAGCAAAGATACAAGGGCAAGTCCAAGAACAAGACTAATGCCTTTTTTAAAAAACGATTTCATCTTATATTCCTCC
It contains:
- a CDS encoding ion transporter, which codes for MSKQRIFNIIQIGNKDDIPSRLFDIFITIIISINILVMILETYSELSPYFSFLDKVAYITIIIFCIEYALRIWTADLLYPKLPKYKAVLKFLLSFDGIVDLFTILPFFYLSGFVAFRILRIVRIFHLFRINGQYDSFAVIISVLQEKKNQIMSSVMIVLILMLASSIGIYYAEHDAQPDVFRNAFSGIWWSVSTLLTVGYGDIYPITVAGRIMAIVTAFLGVGVVAIPTGIISAGFVEHYSRVKLLTKFAKDEHIDLITVNINDAHCWNGLLISEISVPDHFLPAVVMRDDEALIPLQELKLKTGDKVILAADVYFLHTY
- a CDS encoding N-acetylmuramoyl-L-alanine amidase, translating into MKSFFKKGISLVLGLALVSLLFTSNSFYSEAKSKSSAKKNIVVVLDPGHDTTHTGCHYENFEEGIANLYIAYYCKAELEKYSGVTVYMTRYGFECPYGADPASKSSCLSARVNYAKSVKADVIVSLHNDYDPDLDASQNGSKVIVPNANYKPNICVAGTTLGQSILTQLTATGLNVNNWKLCPNGTGIVTRDSESSKYPDGSAKDFYALINQSKTAGFPCVIVEHAFCTNYSDRVNHLSTPEQYQQLGIADATGIANYYGLTLK